A single window of Nicotiana tomentosiformis chromosome 1, ASM39032v3, whole genome shotgun sequence DNA harbors:
- the LOC104115432 gene encoding UDP-glucuronic acid decarboxylase 2 isoform X1: MASELIYRGPESQPVPDVYTPKPDKPWLSVIRPVRYLLREQRIVFLFVGIAIASLIFALLPSSRSGSLNYAIYDSYLPSESTQSQVAHRMIYQNRPGFGSFNSGGKIPLGLQRKGLRIVVTGGAGFVGSHLVDRLIARGDSVIVVDNFFTGRKENVMHHFGNPRFELIRHDVVEPLLLEVDQIYHLACPASPVHYKHNPVKTIKTNVVGTLNMLGLAKRVGARFLLTSTSEVYGDPLEHPQKETYWGNVNPIGVRSCYDEGKRTAETLTMDYHRGAGVEVRIARIFNTYGPRMCIDDGRVVSNFVAQALRKEPLTVYGDGKQTRSFQFVSDLVEGLMRLMEGEHVGPFNLGNPGEFTMLELAKVVQETIDPNAQIEFRPNTEDDPHKRKPDISRAKELLGWEPKVALRKGLPMMVQDFRQRIFGDHKEDASSA; encoded by the exons ATGGCTTCTGAATTGATCTACCGGGGACCGGAATCACAGCCGGTTCCCGACGTTTACACTCCGAAACCAGACAAGCCATGGTTGAGTGTAATTCGACCCGTTCGTTACTTGTTACGCGAACAACGCATCGTTTTCCTATTTGTAGGCATTGCTATCGCCTCTTTAATCTTCGCCCTTTTGCCCTCGTCTCGTTCGGGCAGCTTAAATTACGCGATCTACGACTCCTACTTACCCTCCGAGTCGACTCAGTCTCAGGTGGCTCACCGTATGATCTACCAGAACCGACCCGGATTCGGGTCGTTCAATTCGGGCGGGAAGATCCCGTTGGGCTTGCAACGTAAGGGTTTGAGGATCGTAGTGACCGGTGGTGCCGGTTTTGTAGGTAGCCACCTTGTGGACCGTTTGATTGCTAGAGGTGATAGCGTGATCGTCGTTGATAACTTTTTCACCGGTCGGAAAGAGAATGTTATGCACCATTTCGGTAACCCTAGGTTTGAGCTCATTCGACACGACGTCGTTGAGCCACTTTTGCTTGAAGTTGACCAGATCTATCACCTTGCTTGCCCTGCTTCCCCTGTTCATTACAAGCATAACCCCGTCAAGACTatta AGACTAATGTGGTGGGGACATTGAACATGCTGGGATTAGCTAAAAGAGTCGGTGCGCGGTTTTTGCTAACGAGCACCAGCGAGGTGTACGGTGATCCATTAGAACATCCACAGAAAGAGACATACTGGGGCAATGTTAATCCCATCG GTGTCCGAAGTTGCTACGATGAGGGAAAGCGAACGGCTGAAACGTTGACCATGGACTACCACAGAGGTGCTGGCGTCGAG GTGAGGATTGCTAGGATCTTTAACACCTATGGACCTCGTATGTGCATTGATGATGGTCGCGTTGTCAGCAACTTTGTCGCTCAG GCCTTAAGGAAGGAGCCTTTGACGGTTTATGGAGATGGGAAGCAGACAAGAAGTTTCCAATTTGTTTCAGATCTG GTTGAGGGCCTTATGCGCTTGATGGAAGGAGAACACGTTGGACCATTCAACCTCGGAAACCCTGGCGAATTCACAATGCTTGAACTTGCTAAA GTGGTCCAGGAAACCATTGATCCAAATGCTCAGATTGAGTTCAGACCAAACACAGAGGATGACCCACACAAGAGGAAGCCTGATATCTCAAGGGCTAAAGAGTTACTTGGTTGGGAACCAAAAGTGGCTCTCAGGAAAGGACTGCCTATGATGGTGCAAGACTTTAGGCAACGTATTTTTGGTGACCACAAAGAAGATGCTTCTTCAGCTTAA
- the LOC104115432 gene encoding UDP-glucuronic acid decarboxylase 2 isoform X2, producing MASELIYRGPESQPVPDVYTPKPDKPWLSVIRPVRYLLREQRIVFLFVGIAIASLIFALLPSSRSGSLNYAIYDSYLPSESTQSQVAHRMIYQNRPGFGSFNSGGKIPLGLQRKGLRIVVTGGAGFVGSHLVDRLIARGDSVIVVDNFFTGRKENVMHHFGNPRFELIRHDVVEPLLLEVDQIYHLACPASPVHYKHNPVKTIISNVVGTLNMLGLAKRVGARFLLTSTSEVYGDPLEHPQKETYWGNVNPIGVRSCYDEGKRTAETLTMDYHRGAGVEVRIARIFNTYGPRMCIDDGRVVSNFVAQALRKEPLTVYGDGKQTRSFQFVSDLVEGLMRLMEGEHVGPFNLGNPGEFTMLELAKVVQETIDPNAQIEFRPNTEDDPHKRKPDISRAKELLGWEPKVALRKGLPMMVQDFRQRIFGDHKEDASSA from the exons ATGGCTTCTGAATTGATCTACCGGGGACCGGAATCACAGCCGGTTCCCGACGTTTACACTCCGAAACCAGACAAGCCATGGTTGAGTGTAATTCGACCCGTTCGTTACTTGTTACGCGAACAACGCATCGTTTTCCTATTTGTAGGCATTGCTATCGCCTCTTTAATCTTCGCCCTTTTGCCCTCGTCTCGTTCGGGCAGCTTAAATTACGCGATCTACGACTCCTACTTACCCTCCGAGTCGACTCAGTCTCAGGTGGCTCACCGTATGATCTACCAGAACCGACCCGGATTCGGGTCGTTCAATTCGGGCGGGAAGATCCCGTTGGGCTTGCAACGTAAGGGTTTGAGGATCGTAGTGACCGGTGGTGCCGGTTTTGTAGGTAGCCACCTTGTGGACCGTTTGATTGCTAGAGGTGATAGCGTGATCGTCGTTGATAACTTTTTCACCGGTCGGAAAGAGAATGTTATGCACCATTTCGGTAACCCTAGGTTTGAGCTCATTCGACACGACGTCGTTGAGCCACTTTTGCTTGAAGTTGACCAGATCTATCACCTTGCTTGCCCTGCTTCCCCTGTTCATTACAAGCATAACCCCGTCAAGACTattatatc TAATGTGGTGGGGACATTGAACATGCTGGGATTAGCTAAAAGAGTCGGTGCGCGGTTTTTGCTAACGAGCACCAGCGAGGTGTACGGTGATCCATTAGAACATCCACAGAAAGAGACATACTGGGGCAATGTTAATCCCATCG GTGTCCGAAGTTGCTACGATGAGGGAAAGCGAACGGCTGAAACGTTGACCATGGACTACCACAGAGGTGCTGGCGTCGAG GTGAGGATTGCTAGGATCTTTAACACCTATGGACCTCGTATGTGCATTGATGATGGTCGCGTTGTCAGCAACTTTGTCGCTCAG GCCTTAAGGAAGGAGCCTTTGACGGTTTATGGAGATGGGAAGCAGACAAGAAGTTTCCAATTTGTTTCAGATCTG GTTGAGGGCCTTATGCGCTTGATGGAAGGAGAACACGTTGGACCATTCAACCTCGGAAACCCTGGCGAATTCACAATGCTTGAACTTGCTAAA GTGGTCCAGGAAACCATTGATCCAAATGCTCAGATTGAGTTCAGACCAAACACAGAGGATGACCCACACAAGAGGAAGCCTGATATCTCAAGGGCTAAAGAGTTACTTGGTTGGGAACCAAAAGTGGCTCTCAGGAAAGGACTGCCTATGATGGTGCAAGACTTTAGGCAACGTATTTTTGGTGACCACAAAGAAGATGCTTCTTCAGCTTAA
- the LOC104104823 gene encoding uncharacterized protein, translating into MSRPMEEDAPVKNEEEEFNTGPLSVLMMSVKNNTQVLINCRNNRKLLGRVRAFDRHCNMVLENVREMWTEVPKTGKGKKKAQPVNKDRFISKMFLRGDSVIIVLRNPK; encoded by the exons ATGAG TCGGCCAATGGAAGAGGATGCCCCT GTGAAAAATGAGGAAGAGGAGTTCAACACTGGCCCACTTTCTGTCCTGATGATGAGTGTTAAGAATAACACACAG GTGCTCATCAACTGTAGGAACAACAGGAAACTTCTCGGTCGTGTGAGGGCGTTCGATCGTCACTGCAACATGGTGCTTGAAAATGTTAGAGAAATGTGGACTGAG GTTCCCAAGActggaaaaggaaaaaagaaggctCAACCTGTTAACAAAGATAGGTTTATTAGCAAGATGTTCCTTCGGGGAGATTCTGTGATCATTGTCCTCCGGAATCCCAAGTAG